One genomic segment of Hordeum vulgare subsp. vulgare chromosome 2H, MorexV3_pseudomolecules_assembly, whole genome shotgun sequence includes these proteins:
- the LOC123430869 gene encoding uncharacterized protein LOC123430869, protein MQRPVSTPSFPVLADEEEAEDLEAKPEKAPAVRPSPATERSVHLVPLIVVLCFVVLFLFSHAPSPSDMSSFGGKAGSRKPKLL, encoded by the exons ATGCAGAGGCCGGTGAGCACCCCGTCGTTCCCCGTCTTGGCggacgaggaggaggcggaggacctGGAGGCCAAGCCGGAGAAGGCGCCCGCCGTCCGGCCGTCGCCGGCCACGGAGCGGTCCGTCCACCTCGTGCCGCTGATCGTCGTGCTCTGCTTcgtcgtcctcttcctcttctcacaCGCCCCCTCCCCGTCCG ACATGTCGAGCTTTGGAGGGAAGGCGGGGAGCAGGAAGCCCAAGCTGCTCTGA
- the LOC123427899 gene encoding binding partner of ACD11 1-like: MATSTLSTVMVSNLSLKAALRDVKEFFSFSGDLVHVEMQSGDELSQVAYITFKDKQGAETAMLLTGATIVDMAVIVTPATDYELPADVLAALEPKDAKSSALEKAEDIVGTMLAKGFILGRDALDKAKALDEKHQLTSTATARVSSFDKRIGLSEKISVGTSVVNDKVKEMDQKYLVSEKTRSALAAAEQGVSTAGSAIMKNRYVLTGAAWVTGAFSKVANTANDVGAKAKEKIAAEEEGKTVSAGYAQADMSDAPVKPRDLDHGITKIHVSENPEDIPISTAATVPITVEDSPPPPAAAPKKPEPAQGLIL, from the exons ATGGCG ACAAGCACGCTTAGCACAGTCATGGTGAGCAATTTGTCACTGAAAGCGGCACTGAGAGATGTAAAGGAATTCTTTTCCTTTTCTGGTGACCTTGTGCATGTTGAAATGCAAAG TGGAGATGAGCTGTCTCAAGTTGCCTACATTACTTTTAAAGATAAGCAAGGAGCTGAGACAGCGATGCTTCTGACG GGTGCTACGATAGTTGATATGGCTGTCATCGTAACTCCAGCCACTGATTATGAGCTACCAGCTGATGTTTTAGCTGCTCTAGAG CCCAAAGATGCAAAGTCCTCTGCTCTTGAGAAGGCAGAGGACATCGTTGGGACCATGCTTGCCAAGGGGTTCATTCTTGGTAGGGATGCCCTTGACAAAGCAAAAGCTTTGGATGAGaagcatcaactcacatcaactgCAACTGCTCGAGTGTCTTCCTTTGACAAGAGAATTGGTCTGAGTGAGAAGATCAGCGTTGGTACTTCAGTTGTAAATGACAAAGTAAAGGAAATGGATCAGAAATATCTGGTCTCCGAGAAGACAAGGTCAGCGCTTGCAGCTGCTGAACAAGGCGTCTCCACTGCTGGATCTGCCATCATGAAGAACAGGTATGTCCTTACTGGAGCAGCATGGGTAACTGGTGCCTTCAGTAAGGTTGCGAATACGGCAAATGACGTCGGGGCAAAGGCGAAGGAGAAAATAGCCGCTGAAGAGGAGGGCAAGACCGTATCGGCCGGGTATGCTCAAGCTGATATGTCAGACGCTCCTGTAAAGCCCAGGGATTTGGACCATGGAATCACAAAGATACATGTCTCCGAAAACCCTGAAGATATCCCCATATCTACAGCGGCAACTGTCCCCATTACAGTAGAGGATTCTCCACCACCACCTGCTGCTGCTCCTAAGAAGCCGGAACCTGCGCAGGGATTGATACTATGA